Proteins co-encoded in one Hyalangium ruber genomic window:
- a CDS encoding serine/threonine-protein kinase, whose product MTIPAGPRSPHLGEVLGRWKLIDRAGRGGFGVVFKAQLTAEPCTVAALKLAREPMDARFEREAKLLDAARSPHLPRLLDKGEWLSPDGQSYPYLVMQWVEGLPLYAVPKVRSFTNASAARALAHVAHALAELHRLEGVHRDVKGDNVLVQADGTAVLVDLGAAWHVGARPLTDTVIPPGTEAYRSPELLRFRRQFRRTPEAHYLSQPADDLYALGVMAYRLVTGRYPGPITDPDTSSAEPPRFLPPGEVATVTVELERLILQMLSEDSGKRGTAVELALALERAAASAGAARLMERPCMRETQKTARPGPRSRHALPAWLAWVGSSALGAALTLAVWTLGTAPRKRERAEEEAPPRADMSDERMTGLADAGVEEIHASTAALPNAGVPTYAIGLPMPKKPLPGQRRPPCGPGLVTLNDGCWAGPIEGERPPCGQGMFDYQDRCYVAVLVPQRQPASEQP is encoded by the coding sequence ATGACAATACCCGCTGGCCCTCGCTCCCCTCACCTCGGCGAAGTGCTTGGTCGCTGGAAGCTGATCGATCGTGCCGGCCGTGGGGGCTTTGGCGTTGTCTTCAAAGCACAACTCACCGCTGAGCCATGCACCGTGGCTGCGCTGAAGCTTGCACGCGAACCGATGGACGCGCGCTTCGAGCGGGAGGCGAAGCTGCTGGACGCCGCTCGCTCGCCGCACCTGCCCCGGCTGTTGGACAAGGGGGAGTGGCTCTCGCCGGATGGGCAGAGCTACCCCTACCTCGTCATGCAGTGGGTAGAGGGCCTGCCGCTATACGCAGTGCCGAAGGTGCGAAGCTTCACCAACGCTTCGGCGGCACGGGCCCTGGCCCATGTGGCGCACGCGCTGGCGGAGCTTCACCGCCTCGAAGGCGTGCATCGAGACGTCAAGGGCGACAACGTGCTGGTGCAGGCCGATGGCACCGCCGTGCTGGTGGACCTGGGCGCCGCCTGGCATGTGGGGGCACGCCCTCTCACCGATACCGTGATTCCCCCGGGAACCGAGGCCTACCGCAGTCCCGAACTGCTTCGCTTTCGGCGCCAGTTTCGCCGCACTCCCGAGGCGCACTACCTTTCCCAGCCGGCCGATGACCTGTACGCGCTGGGGGTGATGGCCTACCGCTTGGTAACGGGGCGCTACCCGGGCCCCATCACCGATCCGGACACCTCCTCGGCCGAGCCCCCGCGCTTTCTCCCACCGGGAGAGGTGGCCACGGTGACTGTGGAGCTTGAGCGGCTCATTCTCCAGATGCTCTCGGAGGACAGCGGGAAGCGCGGCACGGCGGTCGAACTGGCCCTGGCTCTGGAGAGAGCCGCCGCCAGCGCTGGGGCAGCACGTCTCATGGAACGCCCCTGCATGAGGGAGACCCAGAAGACGGCTCGGCCCGGCCCACGGTCGCGACACGCGCTGCCTGCCTGGCTCGCCTGGGTCGGCAGCTCCGCACTCGGGGCCGCACTGACGCTCGCCGTGTGGACGCTGGGTACCGCTCCGAGAAAGCGGGAGCGTGCCGAGGAAGAAGCGCCGCCGAGGGCAGACATGTCTGACGAGCGCATGACAGGCCTCGCGGACGCAGGGGTGGAGGAAATCCATGCGTCGACGGCAGCACTCCCGAATGCGGGAGTACCCACTTACGCCATCGGCCTGCCGATGCCGAAGAAGCCATTGCCTGGCCAGCGTCGACCGCCATGCGGTCCCGGATTGGTCACCCTCAACGATGGGTGCTGGGCAGGGCCGATCGAGGGAGAGCGCCCGCCCTGCGGGCAGGGGATGTTCGACTACCAAGACCGCTGCTACGTCGCGGTACTCGTCCCTCAACGCCAGCCAGCCTCGGAGCAGCCCTAA
- the rcsF gene encoding Rcs stress response system protein RcsF produces MKVGVQKLLCVVAIAGLGQGCTGSKALRDPELRRRAANVAIVEPKDLQGRPYTVLGEVSAATCTSGMYRTNYSPAALQEMLKGEAASLHADAVTQITCGEGGVRMECWTSYECRGDAIRWEPETAGTQPAPAEASSTEESTAPRDGT; encoded by the coding sequence ATGAAGGTGGGTGTCCAGAAGCTGCTCTGTGTGGTTGCGATTGCGGGGTTGGGGCAGGGCTGCACTGGCTCGAAGGCCCTGAGGGATCCGGAGCTGCGCAGGCGCGCGGCGAACGTGGCCATCGTCGAGCCGAAGGACCTGCAGGGCCGGCCGTATACCGTCCTGGGAGAGGTATCCGCGGCGACCTGCACCAGCGGGATGTACCGGACCAACTACTCGCCCGCGGCGCTGCAAGAGATGTTGAAGGGCGAGGCTGCCTCCCTCCATGCCGATGCCGTGACGCAGATCACGTGTGGAGAGGGCGGCGTGCGGATGGAGTGTTGGACCTCGTATGAGTGCCGAGGGGACGCGATCCGCTGGGAGCCCGAGACGGCCGGTACCCAGCCCGCACCCGCCGAAGCTTCCTCCACAGAGGAATCTACGGCACCCCGTGATGGGACGTAA